Proteins encoded in a region of the Actinomycetes bacterium genome:
- a CDS encoding ABC transporter permease, which produces MDALEQGAPGPPGRLAKVAAALWPKLAAVALVFAAWQLVVWTGWKDEWALPPPGPVVARLLDDLGNGVLVRATGITLWRAAVGYTLAVAIGTVVGVLVARRRLLRAAVASVITGLQTMPSIAWFPLAILLFQLNESAILFVVVLGAAPAIANGVISGVDHVPTLLLRAGRAIGARGFAFYRHVLLPAALPGYVAGLKQGWAFAWRSLMAGELLVIIAARPSLGVRLQYEREFADAKGVIAIMLVILAIGIVVDAVGFGAVERTIRRHRGLTDGP; this is translated from the coding sequence TTGGACGCGCTCGAGCAGGGCGCGCCCGGGCCCCCAGGCCGCCTGGCCAAGGTGGCCGCGGCGCTGTGGCCCAAGCTCGCCGCGGTCGCGCTCGTGTTCGCGGCCTGGCAGCTCGTCGTCTGGACCGGGTGGAAGGACGAGTGGGCGCTGCCCCCGCCCGGCCCGGTCGTCGCGCGGCTCCTGGACGACCTCGGCAACGGCGTGCTCGTGCGGGCGACCGGGATCACCCTGTGGCGCGCCGCGGTCGGGTACACGCTCGCGGTCGCGATCGGCACGGTGGTCGGGGTGCTCGTCGCCCGCCGGCGGCTGCTGCGCGCCGCGGTCGCCTCGGTCATCACCGGCCTGCAGACGATGCCCTCGATCGCCTGGTTCCCGCTGGCCATCCTGCTGTTCCAGCTCAACGAGAGCGCGATCCTGTTCGTGGTCGTGCTCGGCGCCGCCCCCGCGATCGCCAACGGGGTGATCAGCGGCGTCGACCACGTCCCGACGCTGCTGCTGCGGGCGGGCCGCGCCATCGGCGCGCGCGGGTTCGCGTTCTACCGGCACGTGCTGCTGCCGGCCGCCCTGCCCGGGTACGTGGCCGGGCTCAAGCAGGGCTGGGCGTTCGCCTGGCGCAGCCTCATGGCCGGGGAGCTGCTGGTGATCATCGCGGCCCGCCCGTCGCTCGGGGTGCGGCTGCAGTACGAGCGCGAGTTCGCCGACGCCAAGGGGGTGATCGCCATCATGCTCGTGATCCTGGCCATCGGCATCGTCGTGGACGCGGTCGGCTTCGGCGCGGTCGAGCGCACCATCCGGCGCCACCGCGGCCTCACCGACGGGCCGTAG
- a CDS encoding bifunctional precorrin-2 dehydrogenase/sirohydrochlorin ferrochelatase produces MPFTYPVLLEIEGRRCVVVGGGPETMAKTAALVEQGALVTVVTPGREAGLDELAAAHPGRVVVHHRPWREGDLAGAFLCVAATGDHELNAKIHAEGAREGTLVNAADDPAHCDFAHPAVLRRGDLVVAVGTGGKAPALASRIRRELAGRYGAEYGEAVALIGEVRAATRAHWPSFAAWAERWRAALDDEVVDLVREGRTGEARALLLARLAGPG; encoded by the coding sequence ATGCCCTTCACCTACCCGGTGCTCCTCGAGATCGAGGGGCGCCGCTGCGTGGTGGTGGGCGGCGGGCCCGAGACCATGGCCAAGACGGCGGCCCTGGTCGAGCAGGGCGCGCTGGTCACCGTCGTCACCCCCGGCCGCGAGGCCGGCCTGGACGAGCTGGCCGCCGCCCACCCCGGGCGGGTCGTCGTGCACCACCGCCCCTGGCGGGAGGGCGACCTGGCCGGCGCGTTCCTGTGCGTGGCGGCCACCGGCGACCACGAGCTCAACGCCAAGATCCACGCGGAGGGGGCGCGCGAGGGGACGCTGGTCAACGCGGCCGACGACCCCGCCCACTGCGACTTCGCCCACCCCGCCGTGCTGCGCCGCGGCGACCTGGTCGTGGCCGTCGGCACCGGCGGCAAGGCGCCCGCCCTGGCCAGCCGGATCCGCCGCGAGCTGGCCGGCCGCTACGGCGCCGAGTACGGCGAGGCGGTCGCCCTCATCGGCGAGGTGCGCGCCGCCACCCGCGCGCACTGGCCGAGCTTCGCCGCCTGGGCCGAGCGCTGGCGGGCCGCCCTGGACGACGAGGTCGTCGACCTGGTCCGCGAGGGCCGGACGGGCGAGGCCCGCGCGCTGCTGCTCGCCCGCCTCGCCGGTCCGGGGTAA